In a single window of the Plodia interpunctella isolate USDA-ARS_2022_Savannah chromosome 26, ilPloInte3.2, whole genome shotgun sequence genome:
- the Trx2 gene encoding thioredoxin-2, producing MSIHIKDVEDLTARLTEAGDKLVVIDFMATWCGPCKIIGPKLDEIAAEMADSIVVVKVDVDECEDIATEYSINTMPTFVFVKNGKPVEQFSGANVEKLRSTILKLK from the exons ATGTCGATCCACATCAAAGACGTTGAGGACCTCACCGCGAGACTGACGGAGGCCGGCGACAAGCTGGTGGTGATCGACTTCATGGCGACGTGGTGCGGGCCCTGCAAGATCATCGGACCCAAGCTCGACGAGATCGCGGCCGAGATGGCCGACTCCATTGTCGTTGTTAAG GTGGACGTAGACGAGTGCGAAGACATCGCAACAGAGTACAGTATCAACACTATGCCCACGTTCGTCTTCGTGAAGAACGGGAAACCAGTCGAGCAGTTCTCCGGAGCGAACGTGGAGAAGCTCCGGTCCACCATTTTGAAACTCAAGTAG
- the Bx42 gene encoding puff-specific protein Bx42 isoform X2, with amino-acid sequence MSIYMLWQYDNKFRKKRRNICGQSKVKMSSLTSLLPAPTQQVWDRDDEFKAKRVGSALVVSQSSVPPYGQRKGWVPRNEEDFGDGGAFPEIHVAQYPLGMGARGKESTSNALAVQLDESGRVKYSAIARQGHSADKIIYSKLTDLLPSEVLAEDNPTLQKPDDEDIQEITEKTKLALEKLTNAKISAAMPVKAAPKAAPAQYIRYTPAQQGQAFNSGAKQRVIRMVEAQVDPMEPPRFQINKKIPRAAPSPPAPVLHSPPRRVSVKQQRDWKVPPCVSHWKNAKGYTIPLDKRLAADGRGLQQVHINENFSKLAEALYIADRKAREAVEARAQLERRLAQREKEKKEEHLRMLAQRARDHRAGIRGPEEDQEQAEADESGLTAAERDKLRADRHKDRQRERNLARAAPDKRSKLVKDRERDISEQIALGLPAKTNQGGEGMFDQRLFNNSKGMDSGYGDDEVYNVYDKPWRNQDSVGAHIYRPSRNADRDNYGGDIDQLANTRRFVADKEFAGTSSGNTRSGPVQFERDNPNRDEPPRQQTEADFDPFGLDRFLSEAKRADKSGRKRDHHDRHDTHGKKRRD; translated from the exons atgtcaatttatATGCTATGGCAATATGACAacaaatttcgtaaaaaaagaagaaatatttgTGGTCAATCAAAAGTCAAAATGTCGTCGCTAACGAG CCTCCTACCGGCGCCCACTCAGCAGGTGTGGGATCGTGATGATGAATTCAAAGCGAAGCGTGTCGGAAGTGCCTTGGTTGTGTCCCAGAGTAGTGTGCCCCCTTATGGTCAAAGAAAAGGTTGGGTGCCTAGAAATGAAGAAGATTTTGGAG atgGAGGAGCGTTCCCAGAGATCCATGTGGCCCAGTACCCCTTGGGTATGGGAGCCCGGGGCAAGGAGAGTACATCCAATGCATTGGCCGTCCAGTTGGACGAATCTGGACGGGTGAAGTACTCAGCGATTGCCAGACAAGGTCATAGTGCTGATAAG ataatttattcaaaactgaCAGACCTCCTACCATCTGAGGTGTTAGCGGAAGACAACCCGACTCTTCAGAAGCCGGATGATGAAGACATACAAGAAATCACGGAGAAGACAAAGCTGGCATTGGAGAAATTGACCAATGCTAAAATATCTGCTGCGATGCCCGTTAAGGCTGCTCCCAAAGCT GCCCCGGCCCAGTACATTCGTTACACTCCGGCGCAGCAAGGACAAGCATTCAACTCTGGCGCTAAACAACGGGTTATTCG AATGGTAGAAGCCCAAGTGGACCCAATGGAGCCACCCCGTTTCCAAATAAACAAGAAGATCCCCCGCGCCGCGCCCTCGCCCCCCGCGCCCGTGCTGCACTCCCCCCCGCGGAGGGTGTCGGTCAAACAGCAGAGGGATTGGAAAGTACCCCCTTGTGTCTCGCACTGGAAGAACGCTAAAG GTTACACAATCCCACTAGATAAGCGTCTAGCGGCAGATGGCAGGGGCCTCCAACAGGTACACATCAACGAGAACTTCTCAAAACTCGCCGAAGCCCTGTACATAGCTGACAGGAAGGCCCGCGAAGCTGTGGAGGCCAGAGCTCAGCTGGAGAGGAGATTGGCGCAGAGGGAGAAGGAGAAGAAGGAGGAGCATTTGAGAATGCTGGCGCAAAGGGCCAGAGACCATAGAGCTG GTATCCGAGGCCCCGAAGAAGACCAAGAGCAAGCAGAAGCCGATGAAAGCGGTCTGACAGCAGCCGAGAGAGACAAACTGAGGGCAGACAGACAtaaagacagacagcgggagaGGAATCTGGCTAGAGCTGCTCCGGACAAGAG ATCGAAGCTAGTGAAGGACCGGGAGCGTGACATCTCAGAACAGATAGCTCTAGGTCTGCCCGCGAAGACCAACCAGGGCGGGGAGGGCATGTTTGATCAACGGTTGTTCAACAACAGCAAGGGGATGGACAGCG GTTACGGCGACGACGAGGTCTACAACGTGTACGACAAGCCGTGGAGGAACCAGGACTCTGTGGGCGCGCACATCTACCGCCCCAGCAGGAACGCGGACAGGGACAACTACGGCGGGGATATCGACCAGCTGGCCAACACGCGGAG ATTCGTGGCAGACAAAGAGTTCGCCGGCACCAGCAGCGGCAACACGCGCTCCGGACCTGTTCAGTTCGAGAGAGACAACCCCAATAGGGACGAACCT CCCCGGCAGCAGACAGAAGCTGATTTCGACCCGTTCGGTCTGGACCGGTTCTTGAGCGAAGCCAAACGTGCGGACAAATCCGGGAGGAAGAGGGACCACCACGACAGACACGATACACATGGAAAAAAGAGAAGAGATTAA
- the Bx42 gene encoding puff-specific protein Bx42 isoform X1, whose protein sequence is MSIYMLWQYDNKFRKKRRNICGQSKVKMSSLTSLLPAPTQQVWDRDDEFKAKRVGSALVVSQSSVPPYGQRKGWVPRNEEDFGDGGAFPEIHVAQYPLGMGARGKESTSNALAVQLDESGRVKYSAIARQGHSADKIIYSKLTDLLPSEVLAEDNPTLQKPDDEDIQEITEKTKLALEKLTNAKISAAMPVKAAPKAAPAQYIRYTPAQQGQAFNSGAKQRVIRMVEAQVDPMEPPRFQINKKIPRAAPSPPAPVLHSPPRRVSVKQQRDWKVPPCVSHWKNAKGYTIPLDKRLAADGRGLQQVHINENFSKLAEALYIADRKAREAVEARAQLERRLAQREKEKKEEHLRMLAQRARDHRAGIRGPEEDQEQAEADESGLTAAERDKLRADRHKDRQRERNLARAAPDKRSKLVKDRERDISEQIALGLPAKTNQGGEGMFDQRLFNNSKGMDSGYGDDEVYNVYDKPWRNQDSVGAHIYRPSRNADRDNYGGDIDQLANTRRFVADKEFAGTSSGNTRSGPVQFERDNPNRDEPQPRQQTEADFDPFGLDRFLSEAKRADKSGRKRDHHDRHDTHGKKRRD, encoded by the exons atgtcaatttatATGCTATGGCAATATGACAacaaatttcgtaaaaaaagaagaaatatttgTGGTCAATCAAAAGTCAAAATGTCGTCGCTAACGAG CCTCCTACCGGCGCCCACTCAGCAGGTGTGGGATCGTGATGATGAATTCAAAGCGAAGCGTGTCGGAAGTGCCTTGGTTGTGTCCCAGAGTAGTGTGCCCCCTTATGGTCAAAGAAAAGGTTGGGTGCCTAGAAATGAAGAAGATTTTGGAG atgGAGGAGCGTTCCCAGAGATCCATGTGGCCCAGTACCCCTTGGGTATGGGAGCCCGGGGCAAGGAGAGTACATCCAATGCATTGGCCGTCCAGTTGGACGAATCTGGACGGGTGAAGTACTCAGCGATTGCCAGACAAGGTCATAGTGCTGATAAG ataatttattcaaaactgaCAGACCTCCTACCATCTGAGGTGTTAGCGGAAGACAACCCGACTCTTCAGAAGCCGGATGATGAAGACATACAAGAAATCACGGAGAAGACAAAGCTGGCATTGGAGAAATTGACCAATGCTAAAATATCTGCTGCGATGCCCGTTAAGGCTGCTCCCAAAGCT GCCCCGGCCCAGTACATTCGTTACACTCCGGCGCAGCAAGGACAAGCATTCAACTCTGGCGCTAAACAACGGGTTATTCG AATGGTAGAAGCCCAAGTGGACCCAATGGAGCCACCCCGTTTCCAAATAAACAAGAAGATCCCCCGCGCCGCGCCCTCGCCCCCCGCGCCCGTGCTGCACTCCCCCCCGCGGAGGGTGTCGGTCAAACAGCAGAGGGATTGGAAAGTACCCCCTTGTGTCTCGCACTGGAAGAACGCTAAAG GTTACACAATCCCACTAGATAAGCGTCTAGCGGCAGATGGCAGGGGCCTCCAACAGGTACACATCAACGAGAACTTCTCAAAACTCGCCGAAGCCCTGTACATAGCTGACAGGAAGGCCCGCGAAGCTGTGGAGGCCAGAGCTCAGCTGGAGAGGAGATTGGCGCAGAGGGAGAAGGAGAAGAAGGAGGAGCATTTGAGAATGCTGGCGCAAAGGGCCAGAGACCATAGAGCTG GTATCCGAGGCCCCGAAGAAGACCAAGAGCAAGCAGAAGCCGATGAAAGCGGTCTGACAGCAGCCGAGAGAGACAAACTGAGGGCAGACAGACAtaaagacagacagcgggagaGGAATCTGGCTAGAGCTGCTCCGGACAAGAG ATCGAAGCTAGTGAAGGACCGGGAGCGTGACATCTCAGAACAGATAGCTCTAGGTCTGCCCGCGAAGACCAACCAGGGCGGGGAGGGCATGTTTGATCAACGGTTGTTCAACAACAGCAAGGGGATGGACAGCG GTTACGGCGACGACGAGGTCTACAACGTGTACGACAAGCCGTGGAGGAACCAGGACTCTGTGGGCGCGCACATCTACCGCCCCAGCAGGAACGCGGACAGGGACAACTACGGCGGGGATATCGACCAGCTGGCCAACACGCGGAG ATTCGTGGCAGACAAAGAGTTCGCCGGCACCAGCAGCGGCAACACGCGCTCCGGACCTGTTCAGTTCGAGAGAGACAACCCCAATAGGGACGAACCT cagCCCCGGCAGCAGACAGAAGCTGATTTCGACCCGTTCGGTCTGGACCGGTTCTTGAGCGAAGCCAAACGTGCGGACAAATCCGGGAGGAAGAGGGACCACCACGACAGACACGATACACATGGAAAAAAGAGAAGAGATTAA
- the NC2alpha gene encoding uncharacterized protein NC2alpha: MPSKKRKYNARFPAGRIKKIMQTDEEVGKVAQAVPIIISRTLELFVESLLTKAKQVTMARNAKTLSPSHVKQCILQESRFDFLKDLVKNIPDVSAAEEKEMISAESSPNSSRFSDTSVPPRRIAREDSNSSSSSDVKMVHPLPPDARTLPAESELPHRTSTMVSSDLAIDLTKKDQKPRPNFYQETLTDEIQHKSVITINPTYSPQPSTSYTNMTLVEPKIEVPNEIIFVEQYNNNVALAPATPIPPVTPILNIDFTKDFAKPEIKVLDSTVAGIVGVKTETQKKLLTHLHRQNSKGKDIKKDVKPVLHTPVMSIDHLNSGDLQIDEDYDT; encoded by the exons ATGCCGTCTAAGAAGAGGAAATACAATGCAAGGTTTCCAGCG ggAAGGATCAAGAAGATTATGCAGACTGATGAGGAAGTGGGGAAAGTGGCACAAGCTGTTCCTATCATAATCT CTCGAACACTGGAGCTATTCGTGGAGTCTCTCCTCACGAAGGCCAAGCAAGTGACGATGGCGCGAAACGCAAAGACCCTCAGTCCATCACATGTAAAGCAATGCATACTGCAGGAGTCTAGGTTCGACTTCCTCAAAGACCTG gttaaGAATATCCCTGACGTATCCGCGGCCGAGGAGAAGGAAATGATTAGTGCGGAAAGTTCGCCTAATTCATCcag GTTCTCAGACACATCAGTACCGCCTCGCAGGATAGCACGGGAAGACTCGAACAGCTCCAGTAGTTCCGACGTTAAAATGGTTCACCCCCTCCCCCCGGACGCGCGCACTCTCCCCGCGGAATCAGAATTACCACATAGGACCTCAACCATGGTCTCCTCTGACCTAGCTATAGACCTAACTAAGAAAGACCAAAAACCACGTCCCAATTTCTACCAAGAGACATTAACGGACGAAATCCAACACAAAAGCGTCATTACCATCAACCCCACCTACAGTCCGCAACCTTCGACCAGCTACACGAACATGACCTTAGTCGAGCCTAAAATCGAAGTGCCAAATGAGATAATATTCGTAgaacaatataacaataatgtcGCGTTAGCACCGGCCACGCCAATCCCACCCGTAACGCCTATACTAAACATAGACTTTACAAAAGATTTCGCTAAGCCAGAAATCAAAGTTTTAGATTCAACTGTCGCAGGTATTGTTGGCGTGAAAACTGAAACGCAGAAGAAATTGCTCACGCATCTCCATAGGCAGAATTCTAAAGGTAAGGACATCAAAAAAGATGTCAAGCCGGTATTACATACGCCCGTGATGAGTATAGACCATTTAAATTCGGGCGATTTACAAATCGACGAAGACTATGATACCTGA
- the lin gene encoding protein lines has translation MVWRENLYCGPSDEGMASDQPVKKKQRIDAPDIDDGSDRSAEEVLTDIFDSETPVETSEEFPSRNGESPDSGTVSEDAVDCSAIIHIPNTASVEIVPSCSSTVPQWSSEDDKLLSELRSLQNALVGQCLCRFDENVVIQLFDRPLNIVSWPLTCSLTYLSTMQLMFDMYLKQNSTGTICSKLMQGCDIFVRNRHDWITEVIDLADHRSKFVTFIASRVLASFLIVSKDTVDENWLHQIAESIYSFENINRITVQKINFSLDIIKRIVEWKDVEQHPLEDSNYINSAGTLHIQEDNPFRSSVGYGSSSNNTEVASSSQTNNLHSAFSNLQTHNAPSTSSVEHPTEERPAGFKLQEPVLKLGRPDERDNSPSPEPPHARIERVNEHGCVTVLLKDSESFDTSHIKSLTIKTLEQNWPDLVKNMKLLLRTYLNLANVENCILTFFSLWENIISVKANLSVRDTKPFYADLQSFVDLLRNTNLPNLIYSQLLSLFNEVLCYGSTLALQDVLPEEICCLAHSIVRFVKDYRLLNDIRIQTSRSGFGFLGHECRVIQDYSLGPDVPSLSSSIQLVDQSYGDHENEDSSQSEVDKTMLQKISLLVLKSIAVTVKEMRCDSSDSSIDSSDYNAIQDMQIVERSIRDVLKKLDTFMRNSLEFHPETPFTKMLIHLFSEQDDYLIESMVCTLDITVGIVYRNSMYPDLIPMLNPISSFIEFLKVVSHDSDVLLDYLVSNETCFLLYLLRFLKYVRRNWPKFLETCQQSDSGGTRGLDDTMRVLIRLRLQISRLVSKSLFPYNISPVLRLLDVCESLYEGNEFS, from the coding sequence ATGGTTTGGAGGGAGAACCTTTACTGTGGACCATCAGATGAAGGTATGGCTTCAGACCAGCCCGTGAAGAAGAAACAGCGGATCGATGCGCCCGACATTGACGACGGCAGCGATAGGTCTGCGGAAGAGGTGCTTACTGATATATTTGACTCTGAAACTCCAGTTGAAACCTCGGAAGAGTTTCCATCTAGAAACGGTGAATCACCTGATAGTGGAACTGTAAGTGAAGATGCAGTGGATTGCTCTGCTATTATACACATCCCCAACACTGCTAGTGTAGAAATTGTGCCATCATGCTCAAGTACAGTGCCACAATGGAGTTCAGAAGATGACAAACTCCTTTCAGAGTTACGATCATTACAGAATGCCCTTGTTGGGCAATGTCTATGTAGGTTTGATGAAAATGTTGTGATACAGCTCTTTGACCGTCCTCTGAACATAGTATCATGGCCATTAACCTGTTCacttacatatttatctaCTATGCAACTAATGTTTGACATGTATTTGAAACAGAATAGCACAGGTACAATATGTTCTAAATTAATGCAAGGGTGTGATATATTTGTTAGAAATAGGCATGATTGGATCACTGAGGTTATAGATTTAGCAGACCACCGTAGTAAATTTGTCACATTCATTGCGAGTCGGGTTCTTGCCAGTTTCCTGATTGTCTCTAAAGATACAGTGGATGAAAATTGGCTGCATCAGATTGCGGAAAGTATTTATtcgtttgaaaatattaacagaATAACAGTGCAAAAGATTAATTTCagtttagatattataaagaggataGTGGAATGGAAAGATGTTGAACAGCATCCTCTAGAGGACAGCAATTACATAAATTCTGCAGGTACTCTACACATACAGGAAGACAACCCTTTCAGAAGTAGTGTAGGTTATGGCAGCAGTAGTAACAATACTGAAGTTGCATCAAGCTCTCAGACTAATAATCTCCATAGTGCCTTTTCAAATTTACAAACACATAATGCTCCTTCTACATCATCAGTAGAACATCCCACTGAAGAAAGACCAGCTGGTTTTAAATTACAAGAGCCTGTATTAAAGTTAGGAAGgccagatgaaagagataacTCTCCTTCACCTGAACCTCCTCATGCTCGGATAGAAAGGGTCAATGAGCATGGATGTGTAACAGTTTTACTAAAAGACTCTGAGTCTTTTGATACCTCGCACATTAAATCgttgacaataaaaacattggaGCAAAACTGGCCAGATCTAGTGAAGAATATGAAACTCTTATTACGTACGTACCTGAACCTAGCTAATGTTGAAAACTGTATACTTACCTTCTTCTCCCTGTGGGAGAACATAATAAGTGTCAAGGCAAATCTTTCTGTAAGAGATACAAAGCCATTTTACGCAGATCTACAAAGCTTTGTTGATTTATTGAGAAACACGAACCTGCCAAATCTTATTTACTCTCAGCTCTTGAGCTTATTTAATGAAGTGTTGTGCTATGGTTCAACTTTAGCCCTACAAGATGTCTTGCCAGAAGAGATATGCTGTCTCGCTCACTCTATTGTAAGGTTTGTGAAAGATTACAGATTACTAAATGATATACGGATACAGACCAGTCGAAGTGGTTTTGGATTTTTAGGGCATGAATGTAGAGTTATTCAAGACTACTCATTAGGACCTGATGTTCCATCCTTATCCTCATCCATCCAATTGGTGGACCAAAGCTATGGAGATCATGAAAATGAGGATTCATCACAAAGTGAAGTGGACAAAACTATGTTGCAGAAAATATCACTTTTAGTCCTTAAATCTATAGCTGTGACAGTCAAGGAAATGCGTTGTGATTCCTCTGACAGTTCTATAGATTCATCAGATTACAATGCAATTCAAGATATGCAGATTGTGGAGCGATCTATAAGAGATGTCTTGAAAAAACTCGACACATTTATGAGGAATAGCCTCGAGTTTCATCCAGAGACGCCTTTTACTAAAATGCTCATACATCTTTTCAGTGAACAAGATGATTATTTGATTGAATCTATGGTATGTACATTAGACATTACTGTTGGTATTGTCTACAGGAATTCTATGTATCCCGATTTGATACCAATGTTGAATCCTATTTCTTCATTTATAGAGTTCCTCAAAGTTGTATCTCACGATAGTGATGTTTTATTAGACTACCTCGTAAGCAATGAGACATGCTTCTTGCTATATTTGCTGAGATTCTTGAAATATGTTAGGAGAAACTGGCCAAAGTTTCTTGAAACTTGTCAGCAGTCTGACTCAGGAGGTACGAGAGGGCTAGATGACACTATGAGAGTATTAATAAGATTACGCTTACAAATTAGTAGGCTGGTGTCGAAATCACTATTTCCATACAACATAAGCCCGGTTCTTAGGCTTTTGGATGTATGTGAGAGTTTGTATGAGGGCAATGAGTTTAGTTGA